One window from the genome of Dyella sp. A6 encodes:
- a CDS encoding amidase has translation MKTRRDFLTQAPLGLLGAVVAGSAVAQTAGENPPQAAPPPGSPGTFDAAPPVGPKLTTATFAEAEKLAQVSMTEAQRQMAVTSWPTSMAGLLERRTGPRKVALHEGLAPATTWFPELGRAHVGPSRDRFLPAPVPVRALPAKDDDIAFASVGQLGQWIRTRKLSSTRLTKIYLERLKRFDAELLCVITLCEEHALAQAAQADKEIAAGHYRGPLHGIPWGAKDLLDTAGIRTTYGAEPFRHRVPKDNAAVVRKLDQAGAVLVAKLSLGALALNDIWFGGQTKNPWLLQEGSSGSSAGPASATAAGLVAFAVGSETQGSIISPCMRCGTTGLRPTYGRVPRTGAMTLCWTMDKLGPIARTVEDTLLVLHAISGVDAGDTASVPAHLDYDAAASIKGLKVGYFPAWMKQAPATELDRKALEQLRELGLVPTEVSLPDWPYDDLNLLLFAESAAAFEELTLTGAADHMRVQTPDAWPNTFRESRFLSAVDYVQADRMRRRVAMEMERVMGEVDLLLVPSLRDEMMVISNMTGQPSLTLRTGFVEVDQIRSDWAPNPQHPRPKLAKPHRVPYGVTLIGRLFDEGTLGRVGAALEAKVAVAGERPPRFA, from the coding sequence ATGAAGACTCGTCGTGATTTCCTGACCCAGGCGCCGCTTGGCCTGCTGGGTGCGGTGGTGGCCGGTAGTGCGGTGGCACAGACAGCGGGGGAGAATCCACCCCAGGCTGCGCCACCACCGGGTTCACCGGGCACGTTTGATGCCGCGCCGCCGGTTGGTCCGAAGTTGACTACCGCTACGTTTGCCGAGGCCGAGAAGCTGGCGCAGGTGAGCATGACCGAGGCGCAGCGGCAGATGGCGGTGACCAGTTGGCCCACGTCGATGGCTGGCCTGCTGGAACGCCGCACCGGCCCGCGCAAGGTGGCATTGCATGAAGGGCTGGCCCCGGCCACTACCTGGTTTCCCGAGCTTGGGCGTGCGCATGTCGGCCCGTCGCGCGACCGCTTTCTGCCTGCGCCGGTGCCGGTGCGTGCCTTGCCTGCAAAGGACGACGACATCGCCTTTGCCAGTGTGGGCCAGCTTGGCCAGTGGATACGCACGCGCAAGCTCAGCTCGACCCGCCTGACGAAGATCTACCTGGAACGGCTGAAGCGTTTCGATGCGGAACTGCTGTGCGTGATCACGCTGTGCGAGGAACACGCGCTGGCGCAGGCGGCGCAGGCCGACAAGGAAATTGCCGCAGGCCATTACCGCGGTCCGCTGCATGGTATTCCGTGGGGTGCCAAGGACCTGCTGGACACGGCGGGCATCCGCACCACCTACGGCGCCGAGCCATTCCGTCACCGGGTGCCGAAGGACAATGCGGCGGTGGTGCGCAAGCTCGACCAGGCAGGCGCGGTGCTGGTGGCCAAGCTGAGCCTGGGTGCGCTGGCGCTCAACGACATCTGGTTTGGTGGCCAGACCAAAAACCCGTGGTTGCTGCAGGAAGGTTCGTCCGGTTCCAGTGCCGGTCCGGCATCGGCCACGGCGGCGGGCCTGGTGGCCTTTGCGGTGGGTAGCGAAACCCAGGGCAGCATCATCAGCCCGTGCATGCGTTGCGGCACCACCGGCCTGCGTCCGACCTACGGCCGCGTACCGCGCACCGGTGCCATGACACTGTGCTGGACGATGGACAAGCTGGGCCCGATCGCGCGCACGGTGGAAGACACCCTGCTGGTGCTGCATGCAATCAGCGGTGTGGACGCGGGCGACACGGCGAGCGTGCCGGCGCACCTGGATTACGACGCCGCCGCTTCGATCAAGGGCCTGAAGGTGGGTTATTTCCCTGCATGGATGAAGCAGGCCCCGGCAACCGAACTGGACCGCAAGGCGCTGGAGCAGTTGCGTGAACTGGGGTTGGTGCCCACCGAGGTGTCACTGCCGGACTGGCCGTACGACGACCTCAACCTGCTGCTGTTTGCCGAGTCCGCTGCCGCGTTCGAGGAGCTGACGTTGACCGGCGCAGCCGACCACATGCGGGTGCAGACGCCGGACGCCTGGCCGAACACGTTCCGCGAATCGCGCTTCCTGTCGGCGGTGGATTACGTGCAGGCCGACCGCATGCGCCGCCGCGTGGCGATGGAGATGGAGCGCGTGATGGGCGAGGTCGACCTGCTGCTGGTGCCGTCGCTGCGTGACGAGATGATGGTGATTTCCAACATGACCGGCCAGCCCTCGTTGACCCTGCGTACGGGTTTCGTGGAAGTGGACCAGATACGCAGCGACTGGGCACCGAATCCGCAGCATCCGCGACCGAAGCTGGCCAAGCCGCATCGCGTGCCTTACGGCGTCACGCTGATCGGACGGTTGTTCGACGAGGGGACGCTGGGGCGCGTTGGTGCCGCACTGGAAGCGAAGGTGGCTGTTGCCGGCGAACGGCCGCCGCGTTTTGCCTGA
- a CDS encoding peroxiredoxin — MKSIYTIALVGLLGVTASAHAALKPGTQAPDFTAPAFLDGHPFTFNLDKALKQGPVVLYFFPAPHTAGCDIEAHLFSQAIDKFKALHATVIGVTAGNLDQLAIFSKETAYCSGKFPVAADKGAKIAKTYDATLFIRPGWSNRTSYVIAPSGKITYSYSDLSPNKHIENTLKAVEALEHKTGGM; from the coding sequence ATGAAGTCCATCTACACGATCGCGCTGGTCGGCCTGCTTGGCGTTACGGCCAGTGCCCATGCCGCCCTCAAGCCAGGCACGCAAGCGCCCGATTTCACCGCGCCGGCCTTCCTCGACGGCCACCCGTTCACCTTCAACCTGGACAAGGCACTGAAGCAGGGCCCGGTGGTGCTGTACTTCTTCCCTGCTCCGCACACCGCCGGCTGCGATATCGAGGCGCACCTGTTCTCGCAGGCCATCGACAAGTTCAAGGCGCTGCATGCCACGGTGATCGGCGTGACCGCCGGCAACCTCGACCAGCTGGCCATCTTCTCGAAGGAGACCGCGTACTGCAGCGGCAAATTCCCGGTGGCTGCCGACAAGGGTGCCAAGATCGCCAAGACCTACGACGCGACCCTGTTCATCCGTCCGGGCTGGTCCAACCGCACGTCGTACGTGATCGCACCCTCCGGCAAGATCACCTACAGCTATTCCGACCTGAGCCCGAACAAGCACATCGAGAACACGCTGAAGGCCGTCGAGGCGTTGGAGCACAAGACCGGCGGCATGTGA
- a CDS encoding CDP-diacylglycerol diphosphatase gives MRLAMGLGVLAGAVSPVFAAGMQASPHAWHEHAHHKKHNPNVLWHLISKCRASALRVGYPPHPCVEVDDPMHPAEGYGVLKDLAGRYQYLVMPLARITGIESPLLLAPAAPNYFADAWPARLYVEAALHHRVPRDQLALVVNSIDGRSQNQLHIHVDCIKPSVHQALLDMRASLTTQWQPLPRPLPPNGHHYVARWVDGATLSVNPFKSLAASLPAGDRMALHSLIAVGAYAADGKPGFILLSGRVNKRTGDVGSGDELHDLSCAIATSHGH, from the coding sequence ATGCGTCTCGCGATGGGCTTGGGGGTGCTGGCGGGTGCCGTCTCGCCGGTTTTTGCCGCAGGCATGCAGGCGTCGCCGCATGCATGGCATGAGCATGCACACCACAAGAAGCACAACCCCAACGTCCTGTGGCACCTGATCAGCAAGTGCAGGGCGTCGGCGCTCCGCGTGGGCTACCCGCCGCACCCCTGTGTCGAAGTGGACGACCCGATGCATCCGGCCGAAGGCTACGGCGTCCTGAAGGACCTGGCCGGCCGCTATCAGTATCTGGTCATGCCGCTGGCGCGCATCACCGGCATCGAGAGCCCGCTGTTGCTGGCGCCTGCAGCGCCGAATTACTTCGCCGATGCATGGCCTGCGCGCCTGTACGTGGAAGCGGCGCTGCATCACCGCGTGCCGCGTGATCAACTGGCGCTGGTGGTGAACTCCATCGATGGCCGTTCGCAGAACCAGCTGCATATCCATGTGGACTGCATCAAGCCCAGCGTGCACCAGGCGCTGCTGGACATGCGCGCCAGCCTGACCACGCAGTGGCAACCCCTGCCCAGGCCATTGCCGCCAAACGGACATCACTATGTGGCGCGCTGGGTCGACGGCGCGACGCTGTCGGTGAATCCGTTCAAGTCGTTGGCCGCGTCCCTGCCTGCGGGCGATCGCATGGCCCTGCACAGCCTGATCGCGGTGGGCGCGTATGCCGCCGACGGCAAGCCGGGCTTCATCCTGTTGAGTGGTCGAGTCAACAAGCGCACCGGCGACGTCGGCAGCGGTGACGAACTGCATGACCTGAGCTGCGCGATCGCTACGTCGCACGGGCATTGA
- a CDS encoding molybdenum cofactor biosynthesis protein MoaE, whose translation MESLHVAVVERRVARLDVAAALDFVSDRRFGGIATFIGHVREHNLGRVVTGISYDLFEPLALRTFRAIYERALAEVGAPLKLYVAHAKGDLGIGDPAVVVAAGTPHRDEAFRACRMAIEAVKHEAPIWKQEHYVDGDSAWSEGCSLCEEQRESERAGAAHGESGLDHHH comes from the coding sequence GTGGAATCGTTGCATGTAGCCGTGGTGGAGCGCCGGGTGGCCCGGCTGGATGTGGCCGCCGCGCTGGATTTCGTCTCGGACCGCCGGTTCGGCGGCATCGCCACCTTCATCGGGCATGTGCGCGAGCACAATCTCGGGCGGGTGGTGACCGGTATCAGTTACGACCTGTTCGAGCCGCTGGCATTGCGCACCTTCCGCGCCATCTACGAGCGTGCGCTGGCCGAGGTCGGCGCGCCGCTGAAGCTGTATGTCGCCCATGCGAAGGGCGATCTGGGCATCGGCGACCCCGCGGTGGTCGTGGCCGCCGGCACGCCGCATCGCGACGAGGCATTCCGGGCCTGCCGCATGGCCATCGAGGCGGTGAAGCACGAGGCTCCGATCTGGAAACAGGAGCATTATGTGGACGGCGACAGCGCCTGGAGCGAAGGCTGTTCGCTTTGCGAGGAACAGCGTGAGAGCGAGCGCGCCGGTGCGGCCCATGGCGAGTCGGGTCTTGATCACCATCATTGA
- a CDS encoding extracellular solute-binding protein: MLLGATSLARDTPALRVAYAGSMGVVMDQALGPAFAKAHQASYQGMGQGSYALARLLAGRRLQADVFVGVTPGPMQVLRRAGLSTMAVPVASTRMVIIYNPASRFAADFAAAARGAKPWYQVLREPGLRLGRTDPAVDPQGANALLTLQLAARYYHQPGLLHELAGALQNPRQIFTEASLMSRLEAGQIDAAIGYASAAHSHHLPTIRLPAEIDLADPAMQAGWYAHAQLTLADGKVLAAQPLVFYATVPGNARHPALGHDFVQLLQSAQGQAMLRQHGYGPPHGGDL; encoded by the coding sequence TTGCTGCTGGGCGCGACGTCGCTGGCCCGCGACACGCCGGCCTTGCGGGTGGCCTATGCCGGCTCGATGGGCGTGGTGATGGATCAGGCATTGGGGCCAGCCTTCGCCAAGGCGCATCAGGCCAGCTATCAGGGCATGGGACAGGGTTCGTATGCGTTGGCGCGGCTGCTGGCGGGGCGGCGCCTTCAGGCCGATGTATTCGTGGGCGTCACGCCGGGGCCGATGCAGGTGCTGCGCCGGGCCGGCCTGTCGACCATGGCGGTGCCGGTGGCCAGTACGCGCATGGTGATCATCTACAACCCGGCCAGCCGCTTCGCCGCCGATTTCGCCGCCGCGGCACGGGGGGCCAAACCCTGGTACCAGGTGCTGCGTGAGCCCGGACTGCGGCTCGGACGGACCGACCCGGCGGTGGACCCGCAGGGTGCCAATGCCTTGCTGACACTGCAGTTGGCCGCCCGCTATTACCACCAGCCCGGGTTGCTGCACGAGCTGGCGGGGGCGCTGCAGAACCCGCGCCAGATCTTCACCGAGGCCTCGCTCATGTCGCGGCTGGAGGCCGGCCAGATCGATGCCGCCATCGGCTATGCCAGTGCCGCCCATTCGCACCACCTGCCGACGATCCGGTTGCCGGCCGAGATCGATCTGGCCGACCCCGCGATGCAGGCCGGCTGGTACGCACACGCGCAGCTGACCCTGGCGGACGGGAAGGTGCTCGCTGCGCAGCCGCTGGTGTTCTACGCCACCGTACCGGGCAATGCACGGCATCCGGCCCTGGGACATGACTTCGTGCAGCTGCTGCAGAGCGCTCAGGGCCAGGCGATGCTTCGCCAGCACGGTTACGGCCCTCCGCATGGCGGCGATCTGTGA
- a CDS encoding ABC transporter permease subunit, with product MRRWRLPWVSLIAALALVVLATPFAGLLFATGWRHFGFAAGDGDAVVVSFGYSLLAMLPIVLLGTPLAWWLARHRMRGQWLIDALLLLALLTPPLALGLLLSSVYGPYGSIGGLLEHAGLLLTNSPAAFVMAQFYAALPYYVVAARAAFEGVPRELEQIAQTLGHSPWRSFVHVSLPLSRLGLAAALALAWVRALGEFGVVLIVAYYPQGIPVKLWVNLQDIGLQAVYPLLWVFFLVALPLPLVLGLAVRRRLA from the coding sequence TTGCGGCGATGGCGTCTGCCATGGGTATCGCTGATCGCGGCTTTGGCGCTGGTCGTGCTGGCCACGCCGTTCGCCGGCCTGCTGTTTGCCACCGGCTGGCGTCACTTCGGGTTCGCTGCCGGCGATGGCGATGCGGTCGTGGTGTCGTTCGGCTACAGCCTGCTGGCGATGCTGCCGATCGTGCTGCTGGGAACGCCGCTGGCCTGGTGGCTGGCGCGGCATCGCATGCGCGGGCAATGGCTGATCGACGCGCTGCTGCTGTTGGCATTGCTGACCCCGCCACTGGCGCTGGGCCTGCTGCTGAGCAGTGTGTACGGGCCTTACGGATCGATCGGCGGCCTGCTCGAACATGCGGGCCTGCTGCTGACCAATTCGCCTGCTGCCTTCGTGATGGCGCAGTTCTACGCGGCGCTGCCGTATTACGTGGTGGCGGCGCGGGCCGCGTTCGAGGGCGTGCCGCGCGAGCTTGAACAGATCGCGCAGACGCTGGGGCATTCGCCCTGGCGCAGCTTCGTCCATGTCAGCCTGCCGCTGTCGCGGCTGGGGCTGGCGGCGGCGCTGGCACTGGCCTGGGTTCGTGCGCTGGGCGAGTTCGGCGTGGTGCTGATCGTGGCCTATTACCCGCAGGGCATTCCGGTGAAGCTGTGGGTCAACCTGCAGGACATCGGACTGCAGGCGGTCTATCCGTTGTTGTGGGTGTTCTTTCTGGTGGCGCTGCCGTTGCCGCTGGTGCTTGGCCTGGCCGTGCGCAGGCGGCTGGCCTGA
- a CDS encoding ABC transporter ATP-binding protein: protein MRIDYRIERPVRLEACFDVQGFTVLLGTSGEGKSLLLRAIAGLLPADGEPFGGLPVQRRAVGYLPQGHALFPHLRAWQNVAFALSGPQRRAQAMSWLERVGMADLAEHWPAMLSGGQQQRVALARALARQPRLLLLDEPTSALDPATRDEVIAELIAEVHQLGIPALAVSHDPELASVADRLVLMHRRRIVQIGPPDEVYAQPASAAVARLLGLRNIQRGRIIDEDGARLLHWPEANVTLPVDTAWPAGTLVDWHVAPTAIGVFDAHAAPTGAVAAVPELRQISAHGCYFGLRCGQARAWVRLPVAQHMPASPALVFPPSAIRCWPVEPDRAD, encoded by the coding sequence ATGCGCATCGACTACCGCATCGAACGACCTGTCCGGCTGGAAGCCTGTTTCGACGTGCAGGGTTTCACGGTGCTGCTGGGCACCAGTGGCGAGGGCAAGTCGTTGTTGCTGCGTGCCATCGCCGGCCTTTTGCCGGCCGACGGCGAGCCGTTCGGCGGCCTGCCGGTGCAGCGTCGCGCCGTGGGCTACCTGCCGCAGGGGCATGCCTTGTTTCCGCATCTGCGCGCCTGGCAGAACGTGGCGTTTGCGTTGAGCGGGCCGCAGCGCCGCGCGCAGGCGATGAGCTGGCTGGAACGTGTCGGCATGGCGGACCTGGCCGAACACTGGCCGGCGATGCTGTCCGGTGGTCAGCAGCAGCGTGTGGCACTGGCACGGGCACTTGCCCGACAACCCCGCCTGCTGCTGCTGGATGAGCCGACCTCGGCGCTCGACCCCGCCACCCGCGACGAGGTGATCGCCGAGCTGATCGCCGAGGTGCACCAGCTCGGCATCCCTGCGCTGGCGGTCAGCCACGACCCCGAGCTGGCCAGTGTGGCGGACCGGCTGGTGTTGATGCACCGTCGTCGCATCGTGCAGATCGGCCCTCCGGACGAGGTGTACGCGCAGCCTGCCAGCGCGGCCGTCGCCCGCTTGCTGGGACTGCGCAACATCCAGCGCGGACGCATCATCGACGAGGACGGTGCGCGGTTGTTGCATTGGCCGGAAGCCAACGTGACCCTGCCGGTCGATACGGCATGGCCGGCGGGTACGCTGGTCGACTGGCACGTGGCGCCCACCGCCATCGGTGTGTTCGACGCGCATGCCGCGCCGACGGGGGCAGTGGCCGCCGTACCCGAGCTGCGGCAGATCAGTGCCCACGGCTGCTACTTCGGCCTACGCTGCGGGCAGGCGAGGGCATGGGTCCGGTTGCCGGTGGCGCAGCACATGCCCGCATCGCCCGCACTGGTCTTTCCGCCGTCCGCCATCCGCTGCTGGCCGGTCGAACCCGATCGGGCCGACTGA
- the moeB gene encoding molybdopterin-synthase adenylyltransferase MoeB has protein sequence MPMQTDRESWLAALRASVPCVEPSQALALQAQGALLIDVREDGERAAGSPAGALGLSRGYLELRIEALEPDRHRPLLALCGSGTRSLLAAETLQRLGYRSVHSVDGGFERWKAEGLPVTRGGLDADAAERYARQLRLPQIGEAGQAQLGRARVALLGAGGLGSPAALYLAAAGIGHITLIDDDRVERSNLHRQVVHAEARVGMLKTESARMTLAALNPRVHIDTRAERLQAANVESLLAGHDVVIDGADNFAARYLLAAASRQLGLPLVYGAVERFSGQISVFDPRRAESPCYRCLFPELPAAADAPNCSEAGVLGVLPGIVGLLQATETIKLLLDAGTPLVGRLLSFDALEMRFRETRLSRDPECPGCGPQAVSAGYADTDGACAT, from the coding sequence ATGCCCATGCAGACCGATCGTGAGAGCTGGCTGGCCGCACTGCGCGCGTCCGTCCCGTGTGTCGAACCTTCACAAGCCCTGGCCCTGCAGGCGCAGGGCGCGCTGCTGATCGACGTCCGCGAGGATGGCGAACGTGCCGCCGGGTCGCCCGCGGGCGCGCTGGGACTGTCGCGCGGCTATCTCGAATTGCGCATCGAGGCGCTCGAACCCGATCGTCACCGTCCGCTGCTCGCGCTGTGCGGCAGCGGTACGCGGTCGTTGCTGGCGGCCGAAACACTGCAGCGGCTGGGTTACCGTTCCGTCCACTCGGTCGACGGGGGCTTCGAACGCTGGAAGGCGGAAGGGCTCCCGGTCACGCGGGGCGGGCTCGATGCGGATGCCGCCGAGCGCTACGCACGACAGCTGCGCCTGCCGCAGATCGGCGAAGCCGGCCAGGCCCAACTGGGGCGTGCCCGGGTAGCCTTGCTGGGTGCCGGTGGGCTGGGTTCGCCGGCGGCGCTCTACCTCGCGGCGGCCGGCATCGGCCACATCACCCTGATCGACGACGACCGCGTGGAGCGTTCCAACCTGCATCGTCAGGTCGTGCATGCCGAGGCGCGGGTTGGCATGCTCAAGACCGAATCCGCGCGCATGACGCTGGCGGCACTGAACCCGCGCGTGCATATCGATACGCGGGCCGAACGACTGCAGGCTGCCAATGTGGAAAGCCTGCTGGCAGGCCACGACGTGGTGATCGACGGCGCTGACAACTTCGCCGCGCGCTATCTGCTTGCCGCTGCATCGCGGCAGTTGGGCCTGCCGCTGGTGTATGGCGCGGTGGAACGCTTCAGCGGGCAGATCAGCGTGTTCGATCCGCGTCGTGCGGAGTCGCCGTGCTACCGCTGCCTTTTCCCCGAACTACCGGCGGCAGCCGATGCGCCGAACTGCAGCGAAGCGGGGGTGCTCGGCGTGCTGCCAGGTATCGTCGGGCTGCTGCAGGCCACCGAGACGATCAAGCTGCTGCTTGATGCCGGCACACCGCTGGTGGGGCGGTTGCTGTCCTTCGATGCGCTGGAGATGCGTTTCCGCGAGACGCGATTGTCGCGCGACCCCGAGTGCCCGGGCTGTGGTCCACAGGCGGTGTCTGCGGGCTATGCGGACACGGACGGCGCTTGTGCGACCTGA
- a CDS encoding XdhC family protein has product MEVIDHGAPRVVRYDDASGLDVLMEMGCGGELEVHIEPLDGSADFACVDAMARGLGQRRAGVVATVFARDGEACRARQALWHDDELVHDGFADAGLLEAVARLARTPPARPASHLVETAAGRFDVLIETLSPPLALAVIGYSTVAQSLLQQAEVLGWSTLLVDYDAERLQGLALSDGVRRVCAQPGALADAMSLDAGTAVVVMTHNLQKDIDYVAALNAQPLAYLGLLGARKRVRRVIEEAGVPEQGIRGPAGLDIGSESPAEIALAIVAEILAVTRQRQGLPLRELSGSIH; this is encoded by the coding sequence ATGGAGGTCATCGACCATGGTGCACCGCGGGTCGTGCGGTACGACGATGCGTCGGGACTGGACGTGCTGATGGAGATGGGGTGCGGCGGCGAGCTGGAAGTGCACATCGAGCCACTGGACGGTTCGGCCGATTTTGCCTGCGTCGATGCGATGGCCCGGGGACTCGGGCAACGGCGAGCCGGCGTGGTGGCCACCGTCTTTGCCCGTGACGGAGAGGCATGCCGGGCCCGGCAAGCCCTGTGGCATGACGACGAACTGGTGCACGACGGGTTCGCCGATGCGGGCTTGCTGGAAGCGGTCGCGCGGCTGGCCAGGACGCCGCCTGCACGCCCCGCAAGCCATCTCGTCGAGACCGCGGCAGGTCGCTTTGATGTGCTGATCGAAACCCTTTCGCCACCGCTCGCACTGGCGGTGATCGGATACAGCACGGTGGCGCAGTCGCTGCTGCAGCAAGCTGAGGTGCTCGGCTGGTCGACGCTGCTGGTGGACTACGATGCCGAACGATTGCAGGGCCTCGCGTTGTCGGATGGTGTGCGCCGTGTCTGCGCGCAACCCGGCGCGCTCGCCGACGCGATGTCGCTGGATGCGGGCACCGCGGTTGTTGTGATGACCCACAACCTGCAGAAGGACATCGATTACGTCGCGGCATTGAACGCACAGCCGTTGGCTTATCTGGGCCTGCTCGGCGCACGCAAGCGGGTCCGCCGCGTGATCGAAGAGGCTGGTGTGCCGGAGCAGGGCATCCGGGGGCCGGCGGGACTCGACATCGGCTCGGAAAGCCCCGCCGAGATCGCGCTGGCGATCGTGGCCGAAATCCTGGCGGTCACGCGGCAACGGCAGGGCTTGCCGTTGCGCGAGCTGTCCGGAAGCATTCACTGA
- a CDS encoding nucleotidyltransferase family protein: METPAGTPAIVLLAAGEGRRFGGAKQLADFDGEPMVRRVARDLLALDCPLVAVIGARAERVAPVLQDLPLVIIRNDNWQNGLGSSIACGVRHVGQAHAHASGVLLCLADQPMVGGDHLRRMLARHRDVPDCLLVTCHEDVSGPPVLFPRDCMPELADLDGPVGARTLIQREAARVERFHLAEHPDVDTPADLDRLRALLAPGSTDQ; this comes from the coding sequence ATGGAAACCCCAGCGGGCACGCCGGCGATCGTGCTGCTCGCCGCTGGCGAAGGGCGCCGATTTGGCGGAGCCAAGCAATTGGCCGACTTCGATGGCGAACCGATGGTCCGGCGGGTCGCACGCGACTTGCTGGCGCTGGACTGTCCGCTGGTGGCCGTGATCGGTGCGCGGGCCGAACGGGTAGCCCCGGTCTTGCAGGACCTTCCGCTGGTCATCATCCGCAATGACAACTGGCAGAACGGCCTTGGAAGCTCGATTGCCTGCGGCGTACGGCATGTCGGACAGGCCCATGCGCATGCCAGCGGGGTGCTGCTGTGCCTGGCCGATCAGCCGATGGTCGGCGGCGATCACCTGCGACGCATGCTGGCTCGTCATCGTGACGTTCCGGACTGCTTGCTGGTGACCTGCCACGAGGATGTGTCGGGGCCGCCCGTGCTGTTCCCGCGTGACTGCATGCCGGAGCTTGCGGACCTGGACGGCCCGGTCGGTGCGCGCACGCTCATACAGCGGGAAGCGGCCCGGGTGGAGCGGTTCCATCTGGCCGAGCACCCGGATGTCGACACACCGGCCGACCTGGACCGGTTGCGCGCGTTGCTTGCGCCTGGCTCAACGGATCAGTGA
- a CDS encoding (2Fe-2S)-binding protein has translation MELQINGTTREVQAEADTPLLWVIRDELGLTGTKYGCGIAQCGACSVLVDGTVIRSCVTPASSMVGHKITTIEAIESDPVGERVVAAWVKHQVPQCGYCQSGQVMAATSLLKQTPHPNDTQIAAAMINLCRCGTYNAIRAAVHDLAGSGADDATALTGSHARPATLASAGASPEAGERS, from the coding sequence ATGGAACTTCAAATCAACGGCACGACCCGCGAGGTCCAGGCGGAAGCCGATACGCCCCTGCTGTGGGTGATTCGCGACGAACTCGGTCTGACCGGCACGAAGTACGGCTGCGGCATCGCGCAGTGCGGTGCCTGCTCGGTGCTGGTGGACGGTACGGTGATACGTTCCTGCGTGACGCCGGCGTCGAGCATGGTCGGTCACAAGATCACCACGATCGAGGCGATCGAATCCGACCCGGTCGGCGAGCGCGTGGTCGCGGCCTGGGTCAAGCACCAGGTGCCCCAGTGCGGCTATTGCCAGTCGGGCCAGGTGATGGCTGCGACCTCGCTGCTCAAGCAGACGCCACACCCGAACGACACGCAGATCGCCGCGGCCATGATCAACCTGTGCCGCTGCGGTACCTACAACGCGATTCGTGCGGCCGTACACGATCTTGCCGGCAGCGGCGCCGATGACGCGACCGCACTGACCGGGTCGCATGCGCGCCCAGCCACGCTGGCCAGTGCGGGCGCATCGCCCGAGGCGGGAGAACGGTCATGA